Below is a genomic region from Scomber scombrus chromosome 3, fScoSco1.1, whole genome shotgun sequence.
AGCACCATTGGGATCAATCTTTTAACACACGTTCTATGTTCAGAAACATTTCCCAGTCATGCATTTTATCATAAATGTAAGGATTAACATTTGGCTCTCAACTGGCAGCATGATATAGATCTACTGCACTACAACTCAGATTACTGTCTATGTACAGTGAACAGCTTCTATGCACAATCAAGGCTGGGCAATAATTCAGTGTTATTGTATATCATCTTTTAGTGgaatcttaaaataataatttaactttattaatcccttaaTCCCCATTATTAATAGTCTTTGATCATATAGTTTTACCAAATTATGACACTGACATGAATGATTTAGAgcaaattgtaataaaaaaatcaatcaaaagtAGTTAGTATAtagtagttttattttaaatctgtgaaatgttttgtaGGATGCAATATGTAACAGTGGAGAAAAGTTAACTGCATGGAAgatcaattcattatttaattggTAATTTTGCATCCATATGGAATGATTTCTATGGATATCAGAAAAAATAGTTATCAGAATTTACTGCCTCAACAATTTTATATAACCTACTGTATGGGGCAAGAGTACATTCATAAACATTTGCACAATATAAATAGCTGTTTAGTGTTTTCTCTGATGTTCTGTgtaatttttaaattattttttcccctaCAAATTCAATCCTACTCATTGTACATTTGTTTATCTCACACCCCTGTATATAACTATTctcatttttttactttcttacaCTAGAATTTTAGAAGAATTTGAGCATGTGGTCATAAGCATAATGGGACATGAGCACTGTAGCTTTTTAAGCattaatgatgcattttttgTGTAATACTGTGCCCCTTTCACCTCAATACAAGCCAGGTTAATAATGTTTAATGCAACATCGTCTATGAAGTTCCACTTTGCATGCATTAGTAGAACAAGAGAGTGTGAGACTTATCTTGTATGATAAGCATTGCACTGCAAAGCGGCCAGATGTTAAATCCCAAATAATTCGCCCTAGATTTAACTCTTGCATTTATCTCTTTGCCAAATCTGGCTCTGCTTTGTGGTTTTAAGATGTAGTCTTTCATTTCCAAAAAGTGGGGGTGTTTATGTGCTACTACAAATGACCTATGGTTCTGCTTGCTTTAGcaaatgtaagtgtgtgtatgtgaagagGTCTCATGTTTCTTGTGGGAACTTCTTGCAGGAAGCCGCACTGAGTGGCGATTCTGGATTTTTAGTTGCTGATAGTTATAAAAAGTGAAACGTGAGCGCATTCTTGAGGGTCAAGGTAGAGCTGTGTAGCTGCACAGCTGAGGGCTCATTGAAAGATGAGTGCTTAGCAGGAAATTAGCCTTAGTAGCATCCCGAGGGGTCACAGaaacatgcatgtgcacacatgaATGCATGTGTCCTTTTTTCAGACTCATGAAATGATCCCCTTTTTATTCCCATCATTATGTTCAGGCAGTAGACTAACTGCTGAATCTTAACATAACCCAGTGTCGTGGTGGTATGACTCTAAGCTCTGGTAATGACTGGTAAAGTTGTACAACTGTTCTGCTCTCAAGCATTGTGTGCCCTAGATTTGGGGTGGGAGTAGTGTTGTGAGGCTGTGAGAGAGCGACAGCTGACTagagaaaaggagggggaggtggTGGTCAGACAAGTCAGCGTCCACTGCTGGGATCCCAGGGGAAATTGAGCCAGAAGAGAAGGCAGTACAGTTGCAGCTGTTGTTGCTCTCTCACTTAGTTTTTACCCTATGTTGTGTGTTGGTGGACACTGTGTGTGATCTGCATTTGTGCACCATTTAAACCcctctacctacctaccttaaTCTGCATAATCTGCATTTTACTGTGGGGGAAAAAGTTCTTCACTCTCACAGGTTTCTGTACATGAGACACTGACATCAGtgacaagttgtggtttttCCTTTCTGAACAAAAGGACtatgtttgattattttccaGTCTCGTTTAAtgtgttgattgtttttttaattacctAATGAATCATTCAAGATAtttacaatgaaatgaaaacagcaaatCAACGCATTTGTGACCttgtaaaagtttatttttttaacatataaatgacttaaatgattaattgagtCTCAGAATAGTTTTTCTGTTGATTAGTCAACTAAAGATGAATGTCAGTCTTACTTAAAAAGATCATCATTATAGTGATACCACAGTTACATCGTCTTCTGCTTCATCTTAAAAGCATCTTTGATTCGAACCACCTagtttcaagttcaagttcatttCATAGCTGTTTATAACAAGTATGTCTTTACACAGAAAGAAAAGCCTGTCAGtcacacatgaaaaacaatgcAATGCAGCAACatgaaaaccaaaaatatattaaacatcacAGAATATGTTAATATGTGAATCATGTTTGCcagtcatttttacactgtaaaccAGAGATATTTGACAAAACCACTGTATTGCTGCAGTATTACTTGGCTTCCTTGGGGGACGAAAAGATGAAGTGATTGATGTAGTCTGATGTGTATCTCACAAAAAGCATCTCAGGGATTGAGTGTCATGAAGTGCCTGTGATGAACCGCAGGGCTGTACAGCTTGTGttcttgttgtttatttattgaagaCATTGATGGAGTTGTGCTACAGATTTAGAATCAATTTAGTGCACAGTTGATGCACAGGCAGTGAGTGACTTGCTGGCTTTACCCTCAATGAACCTGCTAGTCATGCAGCAGCACTTTGCTGTTGCAGAGCAGAAACAAATCACACTAAGAGCTGCAGCTGAAAGCAAAAGCTTTACGCTATGGTCTGATGTTTTCCTCCTGTACCTCATTAATTCTTACCTTGTATTTGTTCAGAACAGATCTCCAAAGTCAAAATATATTTCTCTATTcgtacatttttgttttaaggtGGTGCATGACAAAAGCCCCAGCACAGCTACTTGGTGAGATTGAGAGAGATGTAGAAGAAATGAATACATGCCtccatttttatattgtatatcaTATCATAATGTTATGTGCCAAATGCAGTCTTCCCTGGTACTGTTTTGTGAAACTGGGACATAAATATCTTTATGGCATCAGtagcagtttttaaatgattgatttttgGCGTTTTGGCCTTTATTTGATTGTTGACAGTGCACAGACTGTAGGCACAGGTAGAGAGAACAatgtgacatgcaacaaaggtctgtGTTAGTAATTGCACTGAATATGTTGTAGTTATGTGGTGTGCATCTTAACCAGGACATCTCCTCCATAGCAGTTATAACTACTTTAAAAAGATTAACTCATAGCATACTGCAGCACTGAAAATGTGTGCTTATTTGAGCTTATTGATAGGGTTtggttttattaaattaaattgtgcaGCCCGAATTAGATATGCCAGTTGAATAGTAATTAAAAATTAACATCAGTTGTTGGAAGTTTTCCACGACGCAAAGGCCATTAAAACACAGTTACAGTAATTATGTTGAAAAtcaatgttatgttatgttactCTTATATGTGTAGTTTGGAGTAATTTGCCATAttggaaaaatatataatagaaataaatattgtaatattgattACAACTTGCTGTAATGTTTCAGCTCCACACAAGAACAATTTTGAAGGTTTTCCACAAATCAAGAAATCAATAGATGTTTATAAACTGATGCACAAAACTAAAGTCAAGACACAGAGTGACATTTCTTTctgaaaacagatttaattTACAAAGAGTCCTTGACAGTTTTACAGTGCAAATGACACAGAATCACTACTGAGGGTTCGCAGAACCCTGATGAAAAATATCAACAACAGTGCTGAAAATTACACTTAAGAGAACTGtaaagaggaagaaatgaacattacatttacatacacagaCTGTGTGATATGACATCTCAGATTTGTGCCTTATGGCACAACTGTCGGCAGaaactgtctctgtgtgtatacCGGAGCCTCTGAACGTGCAGTATATATTGACCTGAATACTGAGACAACACCATATGGATAGACTGGCCAAGACACTCAAAAGACTGAAGGCCTAATCCCTGCTGGCTAAGTTGATTGGTCTGGTATCATGTTTAAAACTGAGTGATactaactgttttttttttcatagtaaTAAGTTAAGAGCATCAGATTGTCCTTGCATAACAGTGGTCCTctataaaaagtgttttgtgtCAGAGTGGGCAGTGTCATCTGAAATCCTGAGGGAATTTGTGAGGGAAActgtagttttttaaaaaactgtcataATACATCTTGAAATGGCAAAACTCTGAAACCATTTATATGATACAGATATTGAGATAAGAGAACATATATTGTAGATTAACTCATCAGTTTGTGGTTTCAGCACATGTAGTGGCATTATTGACATGTTCTGATGAGAACTGTAGATTAACTGTGAAGTATTTATGTGCAGATTAATGAAAATCATGCAATGGCATATTACAGTAAATACTTGTTATTGCTGCTGCTTGGTTGATGACAAATATGTACAATGTTCTGTACATTTAGTTTGCAACTTGAATCCTGTCTGATAAAGCTAACTTTACTCTCAACTGTCTCATTACTGTTACAGCCCCTTAATGTATCCAcctgtttatatacagtatctgaCAATGTCATCATAATTCAGTTCATCTACAAAGCTTTGGGATTAAATATGTCCATTTTGCATCTTTGCTGAGCCTGTAGTGAACAAGCTTTACATAACGTTCGGGTACCAGAtggcagtcagtcagtcagtactCTTGGTTGGCTGTGCCAtcttttccccctcctctcttggCGTAACAACCCAAGAGGAATGATAGTTGACTCAACATGTGTTGTGTCTACACAGCagagaataaaaatgagaatTTCTAACATGACAGTAAGCACAACATCACAGATTACGAGGGACAGATCTCAAAGTTTAATGTGCAATCCTTGATGGTGTGATCTAGTCATGCACTGTATTGCTGTTATGTCCTAGTAGACGCGATGACATGAGACTAGACTTCTCTAAACTCTCAATTAAACCCTTTTAAATGTGGCAGTGTCTCATAGTTTCCTCCTGTGTAACATCCAGTCCCTGAGCAAGGTGAATGAGACTGATGGGTTCAGTTAAACCTGAGTTTCCAAGGCTTCATAGCCTGTTGGAAACAAAAGGGAGCATATGACTGTGTTTTCAGTGTCAGTGCGTTCAGTAACAGCTGTTTGTTAGCATCATTTATAAAATGGTAACCATGCAATCCAACAGATGGCGTTCTATTAATAGATGCAAAGAAACAAGATATATGAGTGTGTCCTGTAGCACAGAAGTGAACAAGTTTGTGGGTGTTTTTATAATGAATTATAATTATAGAAGCAAATTAATAGAGACATTCTGAGACAAATGTCCATTTCAAAGTACCGTCTTTTAAGACATCCAGAGAACACAGTCATACATACGCACACATGAGAAATGTGAATAATACAAAACTTGCAGCATAAATCctcaaaaatgtctctctttAACTCTGTCTCAGACactctcctacacacacacacacacacacacgcacgcacgcacgcacgcacacacgcacgcacgcacgcacgcacgcacacacacacacacacacacacacacacacacacacacacacacacacagcaaacaagGTTTAAGTTGTAGGATTGTCAGACAAAATGATGCCCTGATAATCTCTCAGTCACAGGAGAACATGTTGTGGGTGTACAGTTCATTTTTGGAAGATAACTGTATCCAAGCCTctcatgcattcattcattcattcattcccttCCAGCAAGGCTAAATCCCCCAGCACCTGTCACTCACTCAGTCTGGCATCACTGGCAGTCTGTTGGCCTGAAACTGACTGTCAGACCCACACAGCTGTGTTGTAGTCAAACAAGGGCTGCATTTTCTCCAGAccagtctctgtctgtctcctgtcTAAATAAATCCCTGCAAATGGCTGCTGGTGAAGCTGGTGGAACTGGTTGAAGTGGTGTTGGTTCCTCTCTGCTTCAGTTAGATGCGGACATGGCCTGCCTTTGCCCTGCTGTCCGTTTGCCCAGAACGGCAGATAAAAGCTGCCTTTTGAACTTTTTGGGACCATTTTCTTTGGCCTTTTGAAGAGATCGCCCTCCGGCAGCTCAGGTGCCATCCAGCCAGGCCTCTCTTTGAGCAACTTGTCCCTGTCAGGCCGAACGCTACGCAGAAACTTCTTGAAGATATTTGTGGTGAGTGAGAACTTCCTGCAGATCTCCTGTGAACGGGTGAGGCGGAGAGGGTGAGCTGGGGTGTCCGGTCTGTCTGCCCCACTTTCtgctgtcctctcctctctcctctttctcttctcctcttcttccagttcctccctctctacctcGGGCAGGTCCAGCCAGTTGCCCACGAGGTCGGCGAAGACATTGTCACCCAGCACCAAGGGCTGACGGTTGCGGCTTCGGCTCATGAGTGAAGAAGTCCAGTCACTAGCATCGTCAGTGCTGTCCTGGGAGTAGTCGCTGTCCAATGAAGGACCCTCTCGAGAGAGGCTGTACAGGATCCCAGGGAGGTCCACCGCCTGAGCACGGCGGGGAGGCTGTGGCTGAAGGTAGGGCTCTGGTGGAGGATTTCCCACCATTGGTCCATAGAAGTCCACTTGTGGGGCCATGTATCCTGACCACCTCCTGGGAATAGACTCAAGGTCGTTCTCGCTTCTTGCGCTTCTTTCACTTCTCTCACTTGACTCACTCTCGCTCTCTAGGCTAGATGCCAAGGAAGATGAGGTTCCCAGGCTGTTTCTGTTTTGGGACGGGCTGTGGTCATCTCGGCTGAAGGTGTCTCTGCTCTCCAAAGATGGCCTTGGACTTGGCATTGGACTTGGGCTGGCCTCCTCAGGCATGGTGTTGCTTGAGCACAACATGTGATTTATGCTTGatgctgaagctgctgcagctgattcGTCAGAACACGCAGGTGGAGCAAGATGGGGGAGTCCCCGGTTAATGGACCGACCCGAAATATCAAGGTTTTCTAGCGCGGTCTGAACCTGGAGGAGCTTGAGTTCCTGAAGGGCTCCCATCATTGAATTCATCTGAGCGTGGAGGCCATCTCCGGCTTCTTTCATCGACagctgcagggagagagagagcagtaaaGAGACAAAGATGAGACCAAACAAATCAGCAAATGTCCTAACAGCGAAAGCAGAACTCATCAATTCAAGCATTTGATTTCCAGCCTCCTGCATGACCCATCTCATCCATCAAAGACTTATTTCCTCACTGCCCCCCTTCATGTTCATCATTTATCACAGCACCAGCACAAATCTAATTACACACCATTAACCAACAGTGTCAAAGGCATTAAATAcacataataatgaataaaaacagacaatagtAACAGGCaagctttttttattctttgtcagTTAGACTATGCTCCTCTCTTGTGTTTTCCAGGCTGTGCACCTTGTTTAATTATTGGTCATGTGACCTAGTTTTAGATGCCGGGCCAGGATCCCATATGGCCTGCGTACAAGAGAGGATCCAACCCATGACAGCTGTAAAACAGACTAGCTTGCCATTTTGTTCCTTCACTCTAATCCACTCTTCATatctgtattttcctttttgcatTTATCCATATTTGCTTTCTCCTACGAGCCCTTTTTGTCTTCATTCTTACTTTCCTCTGCGCTGCAGTAATCATACACTCTGCTTTCATcgtcctccaccacctcctcctcacttTCTGCTCTCATCTGTTCAAGAGCCTGTGTCATGTGACCTGGGCTAACCGTCTTCCCCTAAAGGCAGACAGAAAGCCCAGAGGCAACAACCTGACCTATGTTTTAACTTGCAACCCTGAATCATTGCACACTTTGACCCAGACTTTGAATTGTTCTCTTCGATAAAACAACAGGTTTAACTTCTAAGCACATGCACACGTTGGCAAAAGTAGAAACTGATGGAAACCTGCCAGGAGCCCTCCctttttttacaaaaatgtctgtgggaagaggagaaagaaagcatGCAAggaattttgaaaaatgtgccAGAGGTCTGTGGGAAAATGTGTTTGAGAAACTTATAAAGGCatacctacagcagcagactacactgatcaataactaGTTTTTACTGTAAGCCAAATGTCAATCAGTTAAATTATAGTATAATTTGTCAGATAAtcataaatgtaatttactgaACATAAATCAGGCCTCTATTTTAACACAGCGGCTACTTTATTTCAGTACTTTGAAGTTAAATATCCTctaaaaattcaaaacaaaaactcGCAGGACTCACATCTCGTTGTAAGAGACAAATATTATGCATCTTAAGAAATAAAAACCCACAGCTCACCTTCTGTAACAAAGTAGGAGGTATAGATATCCCTGAGTGTCTCTCTGGTCTTGTTTGTCTGCACGTTTGCCAGCCTGTCACTGTCTCTCACCTTTCAAACGGATCAGTCCGACTGCCCCTATATGTATCTCTCCCCAATGGGGGGACACCACCGGGTATGAGAGCCAATCAGCGCTACCCGTCTAGACTATAATCCTCAAACGGCGGGGAGTTGAGTTCATTCAGGCGGAAACAGACTGACAATGAGATGGGCGAAAGGGGGGAAACAGTGAGTGACAGGGAGTTAAGGGGCGGTGAGAGTCAGCCGGATGAGTAGGGATGGAGGGGGAGAAGGTGGGGAAGAGGGTTGTGTGTGTTATGTCGGGGGGGATCCCTCGCCATATGTTGAGATGTCGATGAGAGATCTGTTGATGGTTTCAATTATGGATGACACCATAAGAACATAGGAAGGGGATTTGTAGATGCGTATAGATGAGAAAATGGAGAGGTGGGAGGGGGGTCGGGGTAGGTATAACAACACCAGGCTGTGATACGTAATCTGGGGGGAGCAGTGATAGCGTAGACCCCCAGGGTGGGAAAAGTAGCTGCATGAAACAACTGACATTACAGCATCATAAACAAACCAATCTTTAAGCACCGTGAGAGAAGGAAATGTTGCAGACTCTGGGTTTTGTGGGAATATGGACAAATGTAACCCGTAACAAACATTCTCCAatgaaacattacattaaaaataaagttctgtctaaagatgagaaaatgaagaaatatcCAAAAATGCCTAAAAACCAACAATACTTATCTTATGATCATTATTTTGATCAACTCAACTCTTCCACTCAACTCAGTCCACATTAAAAGATAAGGCtggtgatatatatatatattttttaaattttttaatttttaatttttagtgtcaataaatgcaatgaaaagtctaaaaccaacaatgtgttaatACTTATATATAGCTCTGCATTGCCTCGCCTGTTTGTGTCTCCCAAGCACATTTGTTCATACTGATGACATAAATCTTTAATAACAAGttattaatatgtattttcAATTTTGAAAAATAGGCCAAATAACTCCCTAAAAaggctgggcactgtagtttttagtgTATATTAATCAAACAGGAGCAAACAGTGCATTTCTTGCgaactattttcagctgtggatttgGTGAGCCATTAAATAATTATGGCAGCAAAGCAAGATGGTGTATGTGGTATTGACTTAGAATAAACTACAGTGTTTCTTATAATGACAGACAGACCCAATTCAACTCACTGACgtgtttttagtagttttttgaCAACATGGGTTTTTTATATCATTGAGGAataatcaggctttgttgtTATTAGGATCAATATGTTGTGGGTGTTGGTCTTTGCAGGGGTTTTGTTTACGattagaaaaatatagaaaatcacaaGACTTTTTCCTTAAAGCACCTAAACTTAAATGTATAGAACAGTGCCACCTATTCTCATACTTTTACATATTACAGCTgcagctaacaattattttcattacatatTAATCTTCCTATTACATACAAATACCTTTTTTTGACCAAACCACTGACTAATCGTTTTAGCAATATCATATACACTCAAAGACACTTATCCAGTATCCTGCACCATTAACATTTAAGCTCTGGGTTAAAACACTTTCCTCATCAGTAACATATGGCTGAGTAGGTGCATAGGGGCGTGAATAGCCTCTAAGATCAGATAATAAGCCTATCAATGCACATGCTGGGGAACAAAAGCCTCAGAGCTTCTCGTTGGTTCGCTAAATTAGGCAGCGAAGGTACGTGTAATTAGCACAATCAGGTTGTCTCTTTTCTTCATGCCTTACACATATGGCTGACTTCATTAGCTGTAATTGCCTGTGTCCTAGGAGAGGCGGTGAAAGAGCTCGTAATTATGGTTTACTTTCCTCCACATCAAAGGTCAACAAGTCTTATGACAGGATAACGTGCAGAGTTATGTTATTGTAGTAACATCTTCAGACTCAGACATTTGGCTTCAGTGAAGTTTATGCAGGGATCAGTGGAGGGATCACTGCACTCTAGGCTACTGGTGATACCCGTACtacttaaatgtattatatttgtttttgaaatattatCTCCTAAGCAAACCATTCTCATGCAGTCTGAAAGGGCCACACCTGTTTGCACATGCTAACCAAAAGCACCCTAATTTTACACTCACATGCAACTTTCCCATTATCCCCCAAATCGCAGACGTGGCCCTGGTTATTTAAAACGCAGTTGTTTACTGGCATTTCTATTCTGAGGCAacattaataattcatattgTGCCCCCGGGAACAAACAGAGGAACAGTAGTAAACTAAACCCCATTATTCCACCTTTACTATGCCAAGTAACTCGAGGCACTCCACCACTGCCATTTCGAGGCAGAACTTTGTGGCCCAAATATGTCAGCCTTTTCAACCTTCATCCTGACGTCTGCTTGGGAACCTAACAACAACTTTAAATAATAACCCCTGGCAGTTTCTCGTTAAGGCACAGATGTTGAAAATCCTGAGATGTCTCACTTTAGAAATGTGTGAATCAGCTGAGGGCCTCATTAAGACAAAGACGCAGAGGACGCAGACCTGACATGACCTACACAAGCACCTTGAGGTCTGTACCAGAAAAAATGGAGATGAGGGGAAAAATGTCTAGTctaatttaataaaaactaaagagaGCCGGGATGAAACTGGAGCTGTAGGGAATAATTGTACTGCCCAGAAACATTGGCATCATTAACCCAATCCTGTGAAGTTTAGTTAAATCTTCTTTTTGAGCCAAAGCCGCCTACTATTTCCAGCCGGTTAATCCATCAAGCGTGTATTCCTAtaaaaagatcatttaaaaaaggtaaGCCAAGTGCAAATctgctgaatgaatgaaagaaagacaaacagggACTGTCCAGattcgcccccccccccccccccccccccccccccccccctccttcttcttctggcTGCAGTGATGCCAGCCCAACAGACATAATTGCTAATTAAGGGTTGAATGCTTCAAAGTTTATGAACAATGGCTGGCAGTCTTGAATTAATGTTGAATGGACGCTTAATAAAAAAGTTCTGgccattttaattaaaaaaaaagattggtgATTTTATATCCTTGTGTCAAGATCCACCTACTGTGAAGATGCATCCAGATACCATTCAATATGCACGCAAGTGAATTAAATACCACAAAGCGCAGTATAAATAAATCAGTGCTGTCTGTAGAGATTTAGCTCTCTGCTTTCATTGTGGCCCTGATATTGCCTCCGTCAGTTATGGAGGGAAACCTAAATTcactgtgcaaacacacatccacacatgtCCAGACACGCCTCGTTTGAATGAGGTCATTGTCTATTTCTTAAGGCATGTACGTGTGTGCTTGcattttgtgttaaaaaaaaatctgggtTATTAGGTGAGAAATAAATACACCTATgagaaattaaaacacaaactgctgctctCTTCTGGCTATAAAAAAACAGGCCATtcactgttgttgtttatttgttattggctggaagggaggaaatggtGAGGCCAAGGTTATCAGACCCTAAAGGTCTTCCTGTTTAGAAGGAGCTGGCCAGCAGCAACAGCTAGTGTACTccaccctccccccacccctaattaaaaatgaatggtgGGCTGTGTAGGTCAAGGACAGGAATGGGGTTTCTGTCCGGGGGATACAGAGGGGGCCTCTGTGACTTAACTGGTGGACATGCCACAGACCGCCGTGGACAGACCTGAGGTCATGATCAAGAGGGCAATAAAGCTGTACAGCCTTCAGCAAAAAGATATAAATCACTGTGCGCACAGCAATGAATGCCTCTTTGATAAGGTTATATGGTGACTCTGTTTGGTCCAAATGTCCTCAGGGTCATGATCAGGAGGGGAAAAGTGTGAATAATGTTCAACAAAATGATGTGGGACAGTGGACAAGTGCCTTCTGTATAATGTCTTGACTAATTGTTTTTTAGATTTGACATTCAAATGTTATACTTATAATATTCAATGTGTTGATATGCTTCTCTTACATGTCTATATAATGAGTCCTCACAGAAAATATATAAGGGTTGCTTcatccaaattacaaaaaaaaagaaagaaaaaaaatccccatactttctctctttcctctagTGGCATGCagataattttgtttttattttcccagaTGTTGGGACATCTGTCTCTGAGGTTTTTACTGCTGCCTCAGTACAGTCAAGGTAAAGAGAagtttgtggtgctcacagctTTGGAAAATTGAGCCCAGTATCCCTTCATCCATATTGGATGATTCTTTAACCCACAACTTTTGTCCAATAGCAACATTTGGGGTGGAGGATGTTATGTTGATTTGAGTTTCATGAAGGAGACCAGAGTTTGTGTCCCATTACAGACCAACATTTAACATTGACCTTATTATCAACTGTAACCACGTTTTTCCGTAACCTTAATATTTCCAAGGTTTAGCAGAATCACCCAATATCAACATTCTTGTCCGGCGAATGGATTGGAAAGCctatatgtaaaaaaaagtttcaacgCTACATCTGTTCAGAGACAATGTACTGAttactctggataatccacagacctcactgtgaagtttttatTGGAACGTCTTTCTACTAGAAAATGTTCTTGTGAAAGCTCCTGACAGC
It encodes:
- the inka2 gene encoding PAK4-inhibitor INKA2, which produces MEQQLCKPESKNMDACLRRLKQELLSMKEAGDGLHAQMNSMMGALQELKLLQVQTALENLDISGRSINRGLPHLAPPACSDESAAAASASSINHMLCSSNTMPEEASPSPMPSPRPSLESRDTFSRDDHSPSQNRNSLGTSSSLASSLESESESSERSERSARSENDLESIPRRWSGYMAPQVDFYGPMVGNPPPEPYLQPQPPRRAQAVDLPGILYSLSREGPSLDSDYSQDSTDDASDWTSSLMSRSRNRQPLVLGDNVFADLVGNWLDLPEVEREELEEEEKRKRREERTAESGADRPDTPAHPLRLTRSQEICRKFSLTTNIFKKFLRSVRPDRDKLLKERPGWMAPELPEGDLFKRPKKMVPKSSKGSFYLPFWANGQQGKGRPCPHLTEAERNQHHFNQFHQLHQQPFAGIYLDRRQTETGLEKMQPLFDYNTAVWV